Proteins from a single region of Candidatus Methanosuratincola sp.:
- a CDS encoding ABC transporter ATP-binding protein, which yields MQDKIISVEEVSYRYHAGIEALRNVTFSVSKGERVGILGPNGAGKSTLVMLLAGLFLPTSGDVKLFGTSTKSKEFEALRPKIGVVFQDPDDQLFNNTVIEDVAYSLRNLGIDKESANRRALEVLEQLGVAHLSNRNPYRLSYGEKKRVSIATALVNSPEVLILDEPTANLDLKSRRSLVELVNLLNRQGLTLVVSTHDVEVLPDLVERVLIVESGRAVVEGAVRPVITDEQLLGEASLEPPAISRLFLKLQRKGLVEEVPASFDEAMALLERLLSDKKGQSGLQYK from the coding sequence TTGCAAGATAAAATCATTAGCGTTGAAGAGGTCAGCTACCGGTATCATGCGGGCATCGAGGCTCTCAGAAACGTCACCTTTAGCGTAAGTAAGGGCGAGCGCGTAGGGATCCTGGGCCCGAACGGCGCAGGCAAATCCACGCTCGTCATGCTGCTCGCGGGCCTCTTCCTGCCCACGTCGGGAGACGTCAAGCTCTTTGGGACCTCGACAAAATCCAAAGAATTCGAGGCGTTGAGGCCGAAGATCGGTGTAGTGTTTCAGGACCCCGACGACCAGCTCTTCAATAATACCGTGATAGAGGACGTGGCTTATTCGCTCAGGAATCTCGGCATTGACAAAGAATCCGCAAACAGGCGGGCGCTCGAGGTCCTCGAGCAGTTGGGTGTAGCCCACCTGAGCAACCGGAACCCTTACCGCCTGAGTTACGGCGAGAAGAAGCGCGTTTCGATTGCCACCGCCCTCGTAAACTCCCCCGAAGTGCTGATCCTCGATGAGCCGACAGCCAACCTGGACCTGAAGTCAAGGAGGAGTCTTGTCGAACTGGTCAACCTCCTTAATAGACAGGGGTTGACCCTGGTGGTCTCCACACACGATGTGGAGGTACTCCCAGATCTCGTTGAGAGGGTGCTGATAGTCGAAAGCGGGAGGGCAGTCGTGGAGGGGGCTGTAAGGCCGGTCATAACTGATGAGCAGCTCCTGGGAGAGGCTTCTTTAGAGCCCCCTGCCATATCGCGCCTATTCCTAAAGCTGCAGCGCAAGGGGCTGGTTGAGGAGGTGCCGGCCAGCTTCGATGAGGCTATGGCTCTATTGGAAAGGTTGCTGTCAGACAAAAAAGGACAGTCTGGATTACAGTATAAATAA
- a CDS encoding energy-coupling factor ABC transporter permease gives MHIPDGFLSLPIIAITYVIALGVLAFSFKKVKGNVDEQMIPLMALLTAVFFAVQMMNYPIIGGTTAHLMGAPALGIILGPWLGSISMTVILVLQCFLFADGGVTALGANILNMAIIGVMVPYLFYSLASRRGGRGAMLAGVFVGAFLGDVLGAVSAGIQLGLSAPIFQYGLAVSVPAMAIHHSVIGIAEGFVTLMVVYAVVKVKPALLDSNKGLSNLLLSTGGVKNE, from the coding sequence ATGCACATACCTGACGGCTTCCTTTCCTTGCCGATAATCGCAATCACCTACGTGATAGCGCTGGGCGTCCTGGCGTTCTCGTTCAAGAAAGTCAAAGGCAACGTCGATGAACAGATGATCCCACTGATGGCGCTCTTAACCGCGGTCTTTTTTGCAGTACAAATGATGAACTATCCCATCATCGGCGGGACTACTGCCCACCTCATGGGCGCGCCAGCCTTGGGGATAATTCTTGGGCCCTGGCTTGGCAGCATCAGCATGACGGTTATCCTCGTGCTCCAGTGCTTCTTGTTTGCAGACGGAGGAGTGACTGCGTTGGGTGCCAATATATTGAATATGGCGATCATAGGGGTGATGGTGCCCTACCTGTTTTACTCGCTCGCCTCCAGAAGAGGGGGCAGAGGCGCAATGTTAGCGGGCGTATTCGTCGGCGCGTTCCTCGGAGACGTGCTTGGGGCAGTCTCTGCTGGCATCCAGCTGGGCCTCTCGGCACCGATCTTCCAATACGGTCTCGCCGTCTCTGTGCCCGCGATGGCAATCCATCACTCCGTCATTGGGATAGCCGAAGGCTTCGTGACCCTCATGGTGGTCTACGCGGTTGTGAAGGTGAAGCCTGCGCTCCTGGACTCGAACAAGGGACTTTCGAATTTACTGCTCTCAACAGGCGGTGTGAAGAATGAGTGA
- the cbiQ gene encoding cobalt ECF transporter T component CbiQ, with product MRATPISVRGLLSGLSLLLEVEEEASRTGPLHKIDPLIRNLSLILITVSSLLTRSVVTISFLCLLLIALVVFSRVSPGNFFLKTSILPLFTLIIVIPIPFLTPGSPVWTAGLGPFSLSVSYQGLLRVTEFVLRVWLCVGVAVLITSIGGINGLVSFLHSIRLPGIFVQTLSLAYRYIFLSINESTRMLLARDARTFRKRRRLTLEELKVLSGVVASLLVKTYDRSERVYLAMRARGFSLASARYTYRWSPRLSDISFITMIATLLLIILSI from the coding sequence TTGAGAGCCACCCCGATCTCTGTCAGGGGGCTGCTTTCCGGGTTATCGTTGCTGCTCGAGGTCGAGGAGGAGGCATCGCGTACCGGTCCCCTCCACAAGATCGATCCGCTGATAAGGAATCTTTCGCTCATACTCATCACCGTCTCTTCCCTCCTGACACGCTCTGTGGTTACGATCTCGTTTCTGTGCCTTCTTCTGATCGCATTGGTCGTTTTCTCGAGGGTCTCACCCGGAAATTTCTTCTTGAAAACTTCCATATTGCCCCTTTTCACGCTCATAATCGTGATTCCTATACCTTTCCTAACCCCGGGAAGTCCTGTCTGGACAGCCGGCCTGGGGCCCTTTTCGCTGTCCGTAAGCTATCAGGGGCTGTTAAGGGTCACCGAGTTCGTACTGCGGGTCTGGCTGTGCGTCGGTGTGGCCGTCCTGATTACGAGCATCGGCGGGATAAACGGCCTTGTGTCCTTCCTGCATTCGATTAGGCTGCCTGGCATATTCGTCCAGACGCTCTCGCTCGCCTACCGCTATATCTTCCTCTCAATAAACGAGTCCACGAGGATGCTTTTGGCTAGGGATGCCAGGACGTTCAGAAAACGCAGGCGCCTCACCCTTGAGGAGCTAAAGGTGCTCTCGGGAGTCGTCGCCTCTCTGCTCGTCAAAACATACGACAGATCAGAGCGGGTCTACCTGGCGATGAGAGCCAGGGGCTTCTCGCTTGCATCAGCACGATACACGTACAGATGGAGCCCGCGGCTATCTGACATATCGTTTATAACAATGATCGCTACACTACTCTTGATAATCCTGAGCATCTAG